The Saccharomyces mikatae IFO 1815 strain IFO1815 genome assembly, chromosome: 11 genome has a segment encoding these proteins:
- the RAM2 gene encoding bifunctional protein farnesyltransferase/protein geranylgeranyltransferase (similar to Saccharomyces cerevisiae RAM2 (YKL019W); ancestral locus Anc_2.661) has protein sequence MEQYDYSDIKPLPILTDQQDELCRIMYTEDYKQLMGLARALISVNELSARALQLTAQVIDVAPAFYTIWNYRFNITRHMMTESDDTVSYLNKELDWLDEVTLNNPKNYQIWSYRQSLLKLHPSPSFKRELPILKLMIDDDSKNYHVWSYRKWCCLFFNNFQHELAYTSKLIELDIYNNSAWTHRMFYWVNFKDVASEVELADELQYTMDKIQLVPQNISSWTYFRGFQELFHNKIQRESEVVQFATSFIASVLSLPIDLPQDLPEIESSYALEFLANHWSADPRTQDSAVKAYSLLAIKYDPIRKNLWHHKINKLN, from the coding sequence ATGGAACAGTACGACTATTCAGATATTAAACCATTACCCATTCTGACAGACCAGCAGGATGAACTGTGCCGGATCATGTATACGGAGGACTATAAGCAGTTGATGGGACTTGCAAGAGCTTTGATCAGCGTCAACGAACTGTCAGCCAGGGCGTTACAGCTCACAGCCCAGGTGATCGATGTGGCGCCGGCGTTTTATACCATATGGAACTATAGATTCAATATCACCAGACACATGATGACAGAATCCGACGATACCGTCTCGTACTTGAACAAAGAACTAGACTGGCTGGATGAGGTCACGCTGAACAATCCTAAGAACTACCAGATCTGGTCGTATAGACAATCTCTTTTGAAGTTGCATCCCTCTCCCTCTTTTAAAAGAGAACTGCCCATCCTGAAACTCATGATTGATGACGACTCTAAGAATTATCACGTTTGGTCGTATAGGAAGTGGTGTTGTTTgttcttcaacaattttcagCATGAACTTGCTTATACCAGTAAGCTCATTGAGTTGGACATCTATAACAACAGCGCATGGACTCATAGGATGTTTTACTGGGTGAACTTCAAGGATGTGGCTTCAGAAGTGGAATTGGCGGATGAGCTCCAGTACACTATGGACAAGATCCAATTGGTCCCGCAAAATATAAGTTCGTGGACCTATTTCCGTGGGTTCCAAGAGCTCTTTCATAATAAGATTCAACGGGAAAGTGAAGTGGTCCAGTTTGCCACTTCCTTCATTGCGAGCGTATTGTCATTACCAATTGACTTACCACAGGATCTGCCTGAGATCGAGTCCTCATATGCGCTAGAATTTCTGGCAAATCACTGGAGTGCAGACCCACGTACCCAAGACAGCGCTGTCAAAGCCTATAGCTTGCTAGCAATCAAGTATGATCCCATTAGAAAAAACTTGTGGCATCATAAGATAAATAAACTGAACTGA
- the MCO12 gene encoding Mco12p (similar to Saccharomyces cerevisiae YKL018C-A; ancestral locus Anc_2.658) — MLGMIRWVVEGTLVAMLLSAIRRETGMIFFYNQYQLGGWIHRYLSWGEMCYSRTLNMAKRSKFFRKQLNEDGFGRINDRGTKRRGSQNSSRFVELD, encoded by the coding sequence ATGCTGGGAATGATAAGGTGGGTAGTAGAAGGGACATTGGTAGCGATGCTCCTGTCAGCAATAAGAAGGGAAACGGgcatgatatttttttacaacCAATATCAATTGGGTGGTTGGATCCACAGATATCTGTCCTGGGGAGAGATGTGCTATTCAAGGACGCTAAATATGGCCAAACGTTCGAAGTTTTTCAGGAAGCAATTGAACGAGGATGGGTTTGGACGAATCAACGACAGGGGAACAAAACGAAGGGGGTCTCAGAACAGTAGTAGGTTCGTGGAACTAGACTAA